A single genomic interval of Camelina sativa cultivar DH55 chromosome 11, Cs, whole genome shotgun sequence harbors:
- the LOC104726543 gene encoding protein SENSITIVITY TO RED LIGHT REDUCED 1-like: MEISDGEWTVVLPSKGRQGRRIKPKPKLQEDEQQQPWESDDLEVDPQRQARLKQKMDISMHKVESSKFYTAFLEQLKSPEVSDQFRLVLGNKTQLQIVMYGIGSIESYESPRFQLSIAILMMREFDWVGDNIEVFDPVLSATESSFLESLGCTVLSVNEQARREALKPTLFFMPHCEANLYSNLLEANWRTDRLSRIALFGNSFQMYEEQVSFDSEVISATKRIVAAKRITTEFAIETVSDDYFAAFHDSSWHFFSSGIDSELPLFVSEEF; this comes from the coding sequence ATGGAAATAAGTGACGGTGAGTGGACAGTGGTCTTACCTAGTAAAGGAagacaaggaagaagaataaaaccGAAACCTAAGCTTCAAGAAGATGAGCAACAACAACCATGGGAATCAGATGATCTTGAAGTTGATCCACAGAGGCAAGCAAGACTAAAGCAAAAGATGGACATCTCGATGCACAAAGTCGAGAGCTCCAAGTTTTACACAGCATTCTTGGAGCAGCTCAAGTCTCCTGAGGTTTCGGACCAGTTTCGACTCGTGTTAGGCAATAAAACACAGCTGCAGATCGTGATGTACGGTATAGGCAGCATAGAGTCATACGAGTCTCCGAGGTTTCAGCTGAGCATTGCAATCTTGATGATGAGAGAGTTTGATTGGGTTGGTGATAACATTGAAGTATTTGATCCAGTTCTCTCTGCAACTGAATCTAGTTTCCTGGAATCTTTGGGATGCACTGTCTTATCAGTGAATGAGCAAGCTCGAAGGGAAGCTTTAAAGCCTACTCTTTTCTTTATGCCACACTGTGAGGCTAATCTATACAGCAACCTATTGGAAGCAAATTGGAGAACGGATCGGTTGTCTAGAATCGCATTGTTTGGGAACAGCTTTCAGATGTATGAGGAGCAAGTTTCGTTTGACTCAGAAGTCATCTCTGCCACCAAACGAATCGTAGCTGCAAAAAGAATCACAACCGAGTTTGCGATTGAGACGGTGTCAGATGATTACTTTGCAGCTTTCCATGATTCAAGCTGGCATTTTTTCAGTTC
- the LOC104726544 gene encoding transcription factor BOA-like, which yields MGKEVRMSDYGDDDGEDDEHDKVPEWEIGLPEGDDLTPLSQSLVPSILALAFSIIPERSRTIHDVDRASRVTISSLRSSSSGNGYSAATEEVVVVVDRVGSSSHGSDPKKQRRSDGGGGEAAAVDSMAEEEGDSGTEKTLKRPRLVWTPQLHKRFVDVVDHLGIKSAVPKTIMQLMNVEGLSRENVASHLQKYRLYLKRIQGLTTEDGPYSSDQLFSSTPVPPQSFQDGGGSNGATGKLGVPSMIPMPVYGNHVGMMQGQYHQYRDHGNESNQYMMQQQNRFGTMVTSPSVGGGGDVNDK from the coding sequence ATGGGGAAGGAAGTTAGGATGAGCGATTACGGTGACGACGACGGAGAAGACGATGAACACGATAAGGTTCCGGAATGGGAGATTGGATTACCGGAAGGAGATGATTTGACTCCGTTGTCTCAATCTCTAGTCCCGTCGATTCTGGCGTTAGCTTTTAGTATAATCCCAGAACGGAGCCGTACGATTCACGACGTCGACCGTGCGTCGCGAGTCACGATCTCTTCGTTGCGGAGCAGCAGCAGTGGGAATGGTTACTCGGCAGCGACGGAGGAGGTCGTAGTAGTAGTAGATCGAGTTGGATCGAGTAGTCATGGATCTGATccgaagaaacagaggagatcaGACGGAGGAGGCGGTGAGGCTGCTGCGGTTGATTCCATGGCGGAGGAGGAAGGTGATTCAGGGACTGAGAAGACATTGAAACGACCGCGTTTAGTTTGGACTCCTCAGCTTCACAAGAGATTCGTTGACGTTGTTGATCACTTGGGGATTAAATCCGCGGTTCCGAAGACGATTATGCAGCTGATGAACGTTGAAGGGCTTAGCCGTGAAAACGTCGCGTCTCATTTGCAAAAGTATAGGCTTTACTTAAAACGGATTCAAGGTTTGACGACGGAGGATGGTCCGTATTCGTCTGATCAGCTCTTCTCTTCGACGCCGGTGCCTCCACAGAGCTTTCAAGACGGCGGAGGAAGTAACGGAGCTACCGGGAAATTAGGAGTTCCTTCGATGATCCCGATGCCAGTTTATGGGAATCACGTTGGTATGATGCAAGGACAATATCATCAGTATCGTGACCATGGAAATGAATCAAACCAGTATATGATGCAGCAGCAGAATAGGTTTGGAACCATGGTTACCTCTCCTtctgttggtggtggtggtgacgtGAATGACAAGTAA
- the LOC104728995 gene encoding UDP-glycosyltransferase 76E1-like — MVTNPTLCPGHIWPFFTYGYSAVAELEDHGSVRVLCSQCIGQLLEEQGNDIACVVYDEYMYFSQAAVMEFQLPSVLFSTTSATAFVCRSVLASVNAESFLIDMKDPEVSDKVFPGLDPLRYKDLPTSAFGPLESVLKVYNETVNIRTASAVIINSTSCLERSSLEWLQRELQVPVYPVGPLHIAASAPSSLLEEDRSCIEWLNKKKLGSVIYISLGSLALMETKDVLEMAWGLSNSNQPFLWVIRPGSIPASEWIESLPEEFSRLVSERGYIVKWAPQMEVLRHPAVGGFWSHCGWNSTLESIGEGVPMICRPYTGDQKVNARYLERVWRIGVQLEGELDKGAVERAVERLIVDEEGAEMRKRAIDLKEKLEASVRSGGSSWSSSLEDFVNSLKEFHVVSVRSQD, encoded by the exons ATGGTCACCAACCCGACACTGTGTCCTGGACATATCTGGCCTTT TTTTACGTACGGCTACTCGGCCGTCGCTGAACTAGAAGATCACGGTTCCGTTAGAGTGCTTTGCTCG CAATGTATAGGTCAACTACTGGAGGAACAAGGTAATGATATTGCTTGTGTCGTCTACGATGAGTACATGTACTTCTCTCAAGCTGCAGTTATGGAGTTTCAACTTCCCAGTGTCCTCTTCAGCACGACAAGTGCTACTGCGTTTGTCTGTCGCTCTGTTTTGGCTAGCGTCAACGCAGAGTCGTTCTTGATCGACATGAAAG ATCCTGAAGTGTCAGACAAGGTATTTCCAGGGTTGGATCCTTTAAGGTACAAGGACCTACCAACTTCAGCATTTGGACCATTAGAGAGTGTACTCAAGGTTTACAATGAGACTGTCAACATTCGGACAGCTTCCGCTGTTATCATCAACTCGACAAGCTGTCTAGAGAGATCATCTTTGGAATGGTTACAACGAGAGCTACAAGTTCCAGTGTATCCTGTAGGACCACTTCACATTGCAGCTTCAGCGCCTTCTAGTTTGCTAGAAGAGGACAGGAGTTGCATTGAGTGGTTGAACAAGAAGAAACTAGGCTCAGTGATTTACATAAGCTTGGGAAGCTTGGCTCTAATGGAAACCAAAGACGTTTTGGAGATGGCTTGGGGTTTAAGTAATAGCAACCAACCTTTCTTATGGGTGATCCGACCGGGTTCTATTCCTGCCTCGGAATGGATAGAGTCATTACCAGAGGAATTCAGTAGGTTGGTTTCAGAAAGGGGTTACATTGTGAAATGGGCACCACAGATGGAAGTTCTCAGACATCCTGCAGTAGGAGGGTTTTGGAGTcactgtggatggaactcgacGCTAGAGAGCATCGGGGAAGGAGTTCCAATGATCTGTAGGCCTTATACAGGCGATCAGAAAGTCAATGCGAGGTACTTAGAGAGAGTTTGGAGAATTGGGGTTCAATTAGAGGGTGAGCTGGATAAAGGAGCTGTGGAGAGAGCTGTAGAGAGGTTGATTGTGGATGAAGAAGGAGCAGAAATGAGGAAGAGAGCCATTGACTTGAAAGAGAAGCTTGAAGCCTCTGTTAGAAGTGGAGGTTCCTCGTGGAGCTCATCATTAGAAGACTTTGTCAATTCCTTGAAAGAATTCCATGTAGTCTCTGTTCGAAGTCAAGATTAA
- the LOC104726545 gene encoding UDP-glycosyltransferase 76E2-like has product KKEENQVKKRRIVLVPVPAQGHVTPIMQLGKALHSKGFSITVVQTQYNRVSSSKDFSDFHFLTIPDSLTDSDLKSLGALPFMLKINQVCEESFKHCLSQLLQKQGDDDIACIVYDEYMYFSQAAAMAFQIPSVVFSTLPLSHAAFVCRSVLSKVNAESFLLDMKDPETQEQVFPGLDPLRYKDLPTSAFGPLESIIKLYCNAVNIQTSSAVIINSASCLESSSLAQLQRKLQVPVYPIGPLHIAASASSSLLEEDRSCIEWLDKQKPSSVIYISLGSLALLQTKDMLEMAWGLSNSNQPFLWVIRPGSVPGSEWTESLPEEFNKLVSERGYIVKWAPQIEVLRHPAVGGFWSHCGWNSTLESIGEGVPMICKPFTGDQRVNARYVESVWRIGVLLEGELDKGTVESSVKRLTVDDEGAEMRKRAFDLKEKLEASARSGGSSCSSLDDFVNSLTTP; this is encoded by the exons aaaaaggaggaaaatcaagtgaagaagagaaggataGTGTTGGTTCCGGTTCCAGCTCAAGGTCATGTAACTCCGATTATGCAACTTGGGAAAGCTCTTCACTCCAAGGGATTCTCCATAACTGTTGTTCAGACACAGTATAATCGAGTTAGCTCTTCCAAAGACTTCTCTGATTTTCATTTCCTCACCATCCCAGATAGCTTAACTGACTCTGATCTCAAAAGCCTTGGAGCACTCCCGTTTATGCTCAAAATCAATCAAGTCTGCGAGGAAAGCTTCAAGCACTGTTTAAGTCAACTATTGCAGAAACaaggtgatgatgatattgCTTGTATCGTCTACGATGAGTACATGTACTTTTCCCAAGCTGCAGCTATGGCGTTTCAAATTCCTAGTGTCGTCTTCAGCACGCTGCCTTTGTCT CACGCTGCCTTTGTCTGTCGCTCTGTTTTGTCTAAAGTCAATGCAGAGTCCTTCTTGCTCGACATGAAAG ATCCTGAAACGCAAGAGCAAGTGTTTCCAGGGTTGGATCCTCTAAGGTACAAGGACTTGCCAACTTCAGCATTTGGGCCATTAGAGAGTATTATCAAGCTCTACTGTAATGCTGTAAACATTCAAACATCTTCTGCTGTTATCATCAACTCAGCAAGCTGTCTAGAGAGCTCGTCTTTGGCACAGTTGCAACGAAAACTACAAGTTCCAGTGTATCCTATTGGCCCACTTCACATTGCAGCGTCAGCGTCTTCTAGTTTACTAGAAGAGGACAGGAGCTGCATTGAATGGTTGGACAAGCAGAAACCAAGCTCAGTGATTTACATAAGCTTGGGAAGCTTGGCTCTATTGCAAACCAAAGACATGTTGGAGATGGCTTGGGGATTGAGTAACAGCAATCAACCTTTCTTATGGGTGATCCGACCAGGTTCTGTTCCCGGCTCGGAATGGACAGAATCCTTACCAGAGGAATTCAATAAGTTGGTTTCAGAAAGGGGTTACATTGTGAAATGGGCACCACAGATAGAAGTTCTCAGACATCCTGCAGTAGGAGGTTTTTGGAGTcactgtggatggaactcgacACTAGAGAGCATCGGGGAAGGAGTTCCGATGATCTGTAAGCCTTTTACCGGCGATCAGAGAGTTAACGCGAGGTACGTTGAGAGTGTTTGGAGAATCGGGGTTCTATTGGAGGGAGAACTGGATAAAGGAACTGTGGAGAGCTCTGTGAAGAGGTTGACAGTGGATGACGAAGGGGcagaaatgagaaagagagcCTTTGACTTGAAAGAGAAGCTCGAAGCCTCTGCTAGAAGTGGAGGTTCGTCATGCAGCTCATTAGATGACTTTGTCAATTCCTTGACGACGCCGTGA
- the LOC104726546 gene encoding dnaJ homolog subfamily B member 8 isoform X1 — MKQREIMYAAATSSILSPTPQSFFLSHHLPPISFLYRLNFLGFPVTKCCYGGGDIGLSSFYKRRSGGIQRRRSRIIVPRARVSPYEILGVSQSATPQDIKRAYRKLALKYHPDVNKEANAQEKFLKIKHAYTTLINSDSRRKYGPESSRASYSTGQTSRKSNSQVEEDFYGLGEFVRDVQITVGDFFKDLQEEYNNWEASASSQGKPKSLWEELGEIGEEFVEFLEKELNITDEDNEGSSKNGQKFDFEEGSSTEKSSGNNNSTKNSIEDNIDEIEATLAQLKKDLGLQ, encoded by the exons ATGAAGCAGAGAGAAATTATGTATGCAGCAGCAACATCTTCGATTCTGTCTCCAACACCAcaaagtttcttcctttctcatcatcttcctccaaTTTCATTCCTTTATCGGTTAAATTTTCTGGGTTTTCCTGTAACAAAGTGCTGCTATGGTGGTGGAGACATTGGTCTCTCTTCGTTTTATAAACGACGGAGTGGTGGTATTCAAAGACGGAGAAGTCGAATCATCGTCCCTAGAGCTAGAGTCTCTCCATACGAGATTCTTGGTGTGTCTCAATCAGCGACTCCTCAAGATATAAAGAGGGCTTACCGTAAACTTGCTCTCAAGTATCACCCAGATGTTAATAAAGAG GCAAATGCGCAAgagaagtttttgaaaataaagcATGCATACACTACCCTGATAAACTCTGACTCACGGCGGAAGTATGGACCAGAGAGTAGTCGTGCTTCATACTCGACGGGTCAAACAAGTCGTAAAAGCAACAGTCAAGTCGAGGAAGATTTCTATGGACTTG GTGAATTCGTGAGGGACGTTCAAATAACAGTCG GGGATTTCTTCAAAGATCTTCAAGAAGAGTATAATAATTGGGAAGCTAGTGCATCCTCACAAGGAAAACCAAAAAGTCTTTGGGAAGAACTAGGG GAAATTGGGGAAGAGTTTGTGGAGTTTCTTGAGAAAGAACTTAACATAACCGACGAAGACAATGAAGGATCAAGCAAAAACggacaaaaatttgattttgaagaaggCTCCTCCACGGAGAAATCGTCAGGGAACAATAATAGCACAAAGAACAGTATAGAAGACAATATTGATGAGATCGAAGCAACTCTTGCTCAATTGAAGAAAGATCTTGGCTTGCAATAA
- the LOC104726546 gene encoding chaperone protein DnaJ isoform X2, producing the protein MKQREIMYAAATSSILSPTPQSFFLSHHLPPISFLYRLNFLGFPVTKCCYGGGDIGLSSFYKRRSGGIQRRRSRIIVPRARVSPYEILGVSQSATPQDIKRAYRKLALKYHPDVNKEANAQEKFLKIKHAYTTLINSDSRRKYGPESSRASYSTGQTSRKSNSQVEEDFYGLGDFFKDLQEEYNNWEASASSQGKPKSLWEELGEIGEEFVEFLEKELNITDEDNEGSSKNGQKFDFEEGSSTEKSSGNNNSTKNSIEDNIDEIEATLAQLKKDLGLQ; encoded by the exons ATGAAGCAGAGAGAAATTATGTATGCAGCAGCAACATCTTCGATTCTGTCTCCAACACCAcaaagtttcttcctttctcatcatcttcctccaaTTTCATTCCTTTATCGGTTAAATTTTCTGGGTTTTCCTGTAACAAAGTGCTGCTATGGTGGTGGAGACATTGGTCTCTCTTCGTTTTATAAACGACGGAGTGGTGGTATTCAAAGACGGAGAAGTCGAATCATCGTCCCTAGAGCTAGAGTCTCTCCATACGAGATTCTTGGTGTGTCTCAATCAGCGACTCCTCAAGATATAAAGAGGGCTTACCGTAAACTTGCTCTCAAGTATCACCCAGATGTTAATAAAGAG GCAAATGCGCAAgagaagtttttgaaaataaagcATGCATACACTACCCTGATAAACTCTGACTCACGGCGGAAGTATGGACCAGAGAGTAGTCGTGCTTCATACTCGACGGGTCAAACAAGTCGTAAAAGCAACAGTCAAGTCGAGGAAGATTTCTATGGACTTG GGGATTTCTTCAAAGATCTTCAAGAAGAGTATAATAATTGGGAAGCTAGTGCATCCTCACAAGGAAAACCAAAAAGTCTTTGGGAAGAACTAGGG GAAATTGGGGAAGAGTTTGTGGAGTTTCTTGAGAAAGAACTTAACATAACCGACGAAGACAATGAAGGATCAAGCAAAAACggacaaaaatttgattttgaagaaggCTCCTCCACGGAGAAATCGTCAGGGAACAATAATAGCACAAAGAACAGTATAGAAGACAATATTGATGAGATCGAAGCAACTCTTGCTCAATTGAAGAAAGATCTTGGCTTGCAATAA